Proteins co-encoded in one Planctomycetota bacterium genomic window:
- a CDS encoding electron transfer flavoprotein subunit alpha/FixB family protein, translating to MIDVNREGDVWVVAEQNDGQLHDVGLELLSKGRELAETLGVRLTAVVMGADVARHAERLIHHGADRVVAAEDALLAHYQTNPYAKVLCRLIEEHKPQIVIYGATPLGRDLAPRVASALRAGLTADCTDLDIGDHVEPGTKEKYDRLLLQIRPAFGGNIIATIVNPERWPQMATVREGVMRLPDADPSRRGEIIRFRPGLSAEDLPLKILDHTKAERKVNLKAARVIVAGGAGVGSKENFRLIWDLANSLGAAAGASRAAVDNGWIDKDHQVGQTGTTVRPALYIAVGISGAVQHRAGMSEAQKIVAINADPHAPIFQVAHYGIVGDLNRVIPMMIYAIKKRV from the coding sequence ATGATTGACGTAAACCGCGAGGGTGACGTGTGGGTCGTCGCGGAACAGAACGACGGCCAACTGCACGACGTCGGCCTGGAACTTCTGTCGAAGGGCCGGGAGTTGGCCGAGACGCTGGGCGTTCGCCTGACGGCGGTCGTGATGGGGGCCGACGTGGCCCGCCACGCCGAACGCCTCATCCATCACGGCGCCGACCGCGTCGTGGCGGCCGAGGACGCTCTCCTGGCGCACTACCAGACCAATCCGTACGCGAAGGTTCTCTGCCGCCTCATCGAGGAGCACAAGCCGCAGATCGTCATCTACGGCGCAACGCCCCTTGGCCGCGACCTCGCGCCGCGCGTGGCCAGCGCCCTTCGTGCCGGCCTGACGGCCGACTGCACGGACCTGGACATCGGCGACCACGTCGAGCCGGGCACCAAGGAGAAGTACGACCGGTTGCTCTTGCAGATCCGTCCCGCGTTCGGGGGCAACATCATTGCGACGATCGTGAACCCCGAGCGCTGGCCGCAGATGGCCACGGTCCGCGAAGGCGTGATGCGCCTGCCCGACGCCGACCCGTCGCGCCGCGGTGAGATCATCCGCTTTAGGCCGGGCCTTTCGGCCGAGGACCTGCCCTTGAAGATCCTCGATCATACGAAAGCCGAACGAAAGGTGAACCTGAAAGCGGCCCGGGTCATCGTCGCGGGCGGGGCGGGGGTAGGCAGCAAGGAGAACTTCCGGCTGATCTGGGACCTGGCGAATTCGCTCGGCGCCGCCGCCGGCGCCAGCCGCGCCGCCGTCGACAACGGCTGGATCGACAAGGACCACCAAGTGGGCCAGACGGGGACGACGGTCCGGCCGGCCTTGTACATAGCGGTCGGCATCAGCGGTGCGGTCCAGCACCGGGCGGGGATGAGCGAGGCCCAGAAGATCGTGGCCATCAACGCCGACCCGCACGCTCCGATATTCCAAGTGGCCCACTACGGCATCGTGGGCGACCTGAATCGCGTGATTCCGATGATGATCTACGCCATTAAGAAGCGGGTGTGA